TTTGCGCTAATACACGCTCCACATCTTCACGCGTAATTCTGCCACCCACGCCAGTACCTTTGATTTCCTCTGCATTTAAATCATGTTCTGCCAATAAACGACGCACGCCAGGGCTTACGCTATCGCTATTAGGCTCATCCGAAGTCAATGCAGCAGAATGACGCTCCGCCGGTGTGCTTTCTGTTGTTTGTACACTTTCTTTGGTTACCGCACCCGCAACTGCTTGCGCACTCACTTTACCTAATAATTGTTTACTCACCACTGTAGCACCTTCCGGCTCAACAATACTTTCCAACACACCATCAGCAATTGCTGGTACTTCTAAAACGACTTTGTCCGTTTCAATTTCCACTAAAATATCGTCACGTTTAACCGTATCACCAACTTGTTTATGCCAAGTGACAACTGTTGCATCCGCAACGGATTCGGGTAAGTCTGGGGTTATAATCTCAAAATCGCTCATATCATTTTCCTTTTCTTGTTGGTATTTTCATCAAAAGTGCGGTAATTTTCACCGCACTTTTTCCCCTTATTCATTAAGCTAATGCTTGTGTAATTAATTCTCGTTGTTGCTCATTGTGTAAAGCAGCATAACCAACTGCCGGAGAAGCTGACGCAGGACGTCCCACATAACTTAATTTCGCATTTTCCGGTAAGGAACTTATAAAGTTATGTTGGCTACAATACCAAGCACCTTGGTTGAGTGGTTCTTCTTGACACCACACATAATCGGTAACATGGCTGTAAGGGGCGAGAATGTCTTTCATTTCCTCATGTGGATATGGGTACAACTGCTCAATACGAATAATTGCAACATCCGTTTGTTCATTTTTACGACGTTGTTCAAGCAAGTCATAATAAACTTTACCCGCACATAAAACGACACGTCTTACTTTTTTCGGATCCAGCGTATCGACTTCGCCAATCACATTCTGATATTTTCCGTTAATCAATTCTTCCGCTGAAGAAACCGCTAACGGATGGCGTAGCAATGATTTCGGTGTGATCACGATCAATGGACGACGGATTTGACGTAACATTTGACGACGCAATAAATGATAAATTTGTGCTGGCGTTGAAGGCACGCAAACTTGCATATTTTGTTGCGCACAAAGTTGCAAATAACGCTCTAAACGTGCAGAAGAATGCTCTGGACCTTGTCCTTCATAACCATGTGGTAATAACATTACCAAACCGCACATTCTGCCCCATTTTTGCTCACCAGAACTGATAAATTGGTCAATAACCACTTGAGCCACATTGGCAAAATCACCAAATTGCGCCTCCCAAATCGTTAAAGTTTTCGGTGTTGCAGTTGCATAACCATATTCGTATGCCAACACACCTTCTTCTGACAATACGGAATCCCACACTTCAAAACGACCCTGTTGTCTATGTAATTGGGTTAACGGAATGTAAATCGTCGCATCTTTTTGGTTGTGCAATACAGAGTGACGATGGAAGAAGGTTCCACGACCAGCATCCTCACCAGAGAGACGAATATGGTGTCCCTCATCCAACAAGGTGGCATATGCCATGGTTTCTGCCATTCCCCAGTCAAATAATTTTTCTCTCTTCGCCATCGCTAAGCGATCATCATAGATTTTTTTCACTCTTGGATGCAATTGATGATTTTCCGGATACTCACAGACTTTTTTCGCCAAACCGTCAAAACGTTCGGCATCAAAGGTGCTATCGTAATCTGACCATTCTTGGGTTAAGAATTTCGCCCAATCAGTAGCTTCACGATCCATTTCGCGCCATTCAGGTACCACACAATCTCCATTATCCAACGCATTACGGTATTCATTCACTAACTCGGTGGCATATTCATCTTTAATCACTTGCGTATTAACCAAATGATCTGCATACACTTTACGTGGTGTTGGATGGCGTTTGATACGATCATACATTAATGGTTGTGTGACGGAAGGCTCATCAGCTTCATTATGCCCATGACGACGATAAGAAACTAAATCAATAAAAATATCGCGTTTAAATTTAGCCCGGAATTCCACCGCCATTCTCGCCACATAAGCCACCGCTTCGGCATCATCTCCGTTAACATGAATAACTGGTGCCTCAATCATTTTAGCAATATCAGTACAATATTCCGTAGAACGCGTATCATTCGGATTAGATGTGGTAAATCCGATTTGGTTATTAATCACAATACGAATGGTTCCGCCTACGCTGTAGCCGCGTGTTGACGACATATTTAATGACTCTTGTACAATCCCTTGTCCTGCAACCGCAGAGTCACCATGTACCGTAATTGGTAATACTTGAGAACGTTCCGTATCATTTAAGCGGGTTTGTCTTGCTCTCACGGATCCTAAGACGACTGGACTAACAATTTCCAAATGCGACGGGTTAAATGCTAATGCTAAATGAACAATCCCCTTTTCCGTCATAAAATCAGAAGAAAAACCTTGGTGATATTTTACATCACCCGTACCGTTGCCATGATGTTTTCCGGCAAATTCATCAAATAAATCTACCGGTTTTTTACCTAATACATTGACCAACATATTTAAACGTCCGCGGTGCGCCATCCCCATCACGATCTCTTTCACCCCATGACGTCCGCTATGACGAATAATTTCTTTCATTAACAATACGAAGGCATCACTGCCCTCTAATGAAAAACGTTTTGCACCCGGGAATTTAGCCCCTAAATAACGTTCTAAACCATCTGCAGCGGTCAATTCTTGCAAGAAAGAAAGTTGCTCTTCTTTATTAAACAATGGTTTGTTTAGCAAATTTTCTACTTTATTTTGCAACCAGGTACGCGCGTCTAAATCATTGACGTGCATAAATTCAAGCCCAATTGTACTGCAATAGGTCTCTTTCAGGGCTTTGGATAATTCTCTTAAACTAATTTGCTCTTTGTTGTAAACATAGCCACCAACATCAAATACTTCATCTAAATCATCATCGCTAAAACCATAAAATTTATAATCTAACGTTGGTGCTTCCATTCGTTGCCATAATTTCAACGGATCTAAATCAGCGTGCAAATGACCACGATTTCGATGTGCATTTACCCATTGTAATAATTTAATTAATCTTGCACTGACATTCGGATCGATAACACCAACACCAGTTTTTGAATTATCACGGGCTAATCGTTTAAAATAATCGCGAACTTGGGAATGAGGCTGCTCAAGTGCGGTCGGTTTTGGAAGAGAATTGAAAATCTGTTGCCAACTCTCGTCGATGGAATCAGGATCACGAAGATAATCTTCGTAAAGTTCTTCAATGTAAGTTTGATTAGCACCACCTAGCGCACTAGAGGCTAACCATTCACTGATAGGAGTATTTTTTTGCATTACGACCACCTAGTTGGATTATGATAGCTAATATGCTTTAATTATTGAAAATTCGTGCATATAAATATGCACGAATAAGTCTGTTGTTATTTTGAACTGAATCTCAAGACAGGTTTAATCACTTTACCCGATTTGCTGTCTGCAAATGCCTGTTCAATATCGGTAAAATTATAAAAACTTACTAATTTATCAAAAGGAAATAACCCTTTACGATAAAATTCGATCAATTTTGGGATAAAATCTGAAGGAACCGAATCACCTTGAACAACCCCTCTAACCCGTCTGCCATTGAGTAGTTGAGTCATATCCAAAGAAGCGCTTACGCCTTCCGGCGCGCCGCCGACTAACGCAACTTCACCCAATAAATCAAGAGAATCTAACGCCTTGGTCAACATATCTGGGCGAGCAGTGAGTTCCACCACATAATCAGCACCATTTCCCGTAATCGCTTTAATGCGCTCAACAAGATTTTCTTCCAAGGGATTAATTATATCTGTCGCACCTAATTCAAGAGCAGTTTGTAAACGAGTCGGGTTCACATCTACAGCAATAATTTTCCCAGCATTAGCAATTTTACCCGCCATCACCGCCGCCAAACCTACGCTACCAACACCAAAAATAGCAAGATTGCTCCCCTCTCTCACTTTCAATGCGTTCAACACTGCTCCAGCACCAGTTTGAATACCGCATCCCAGCGGTCCCATTAATTCAAGCGGAACATCTTTTGGAATTTTTATCGTATTACGTTGGTTAGCTATCGCATAATCCGCGAAAGACGATTGTTGGAAGAAGTGTCCGTGTACATGACCGTAAGCGTTACTGCCATCTTCACGAGAACCTTGGAAACTGAGTTCGAAACCATGTCGGCAATAGGTTGAATGACCACTATAACAATTAGAACAGTGTCCACAAGAAGGGTAAGTAAGTACTACATGATCACCAGGAACTAAATCTTTTACTGCACTCCCGATTTTTTCAACGATACCGGCACCTTCATGTCCGAGAATGATGGGAAGGGGGGCTGGATATTCTAGATTACGAATATGTTCATCTGTTTGACAAACACCCGTAGCAACAATTTTAACTAATACCTCATCTTCTCGTAATTCACCAATCTCAACCGACTCGAATTTGAATGCCCCGCCTTTTTCACGCACAACAGCGGCATTAATAAGCATAGTTTTCTCCTTAAAGCGAAGTTTGATAAAAATTTAATTAACAGTTGTTAACATCACAACTATCCGTCCGAATACATATCGAACATATCAATTTCTATTCAATTTCTTTCGCTATAATTAAAAAACAAATTGCACATTTAATCAAGTTTATTACTTAACATCGCATTAACATTTTGTTGTTTTTTTGATCTTGATCTCATTTTTTAAAATTAACATTTTTTTTACAAAATTAAATTTAAAATTATAAAGACAGCTGCCAAATAACAGGTTATATTGAAAGTAATCTATAAACACAACACAAAAACAAAAGAGGAATATCTATGTCTGAATTAACTGCAAAACTGATATTAACTGATGGACGTGAACTAGAACTTCCTGTACATAAAGGTACTCTAGGTTATGATGCTGTAGATGTGCAATCCTTGGTGAAAAATAAACTTTTCACTTTTGACCCTGGATTTATGTCAACAGCGTCTTGTGTATCGGAGATAACTTATATTGACGGTGATAACGGAATCTTGTTACACAGAGGCTACTCAATAGCTGATTTAGCTGAAAATGCCGACTATCTTGAAGTTTCTTATCTACTCTTATTCGGTGAACGCCCTAACAAAGAAGAATACCAGAATTTCCGTCAACTCGTCACCCGCCACTCCCTTGTCCATGAGCAAATTTCCCGTTTCTTCCACGGTTTCCGTCGAGACTCTCACCCAATGGCAATTATGTGCGGGGTAAGTGGTGCGCTAGCAGCGTTCTACCATGACTCCCTAGATATCAATAATATCAATCACCGTGAAATTACCGCCATTCGCCTATTAGCTAAAATGCCTACTTTAGCGGCAATGTGTTATAAATATTCAATGGGTCAACCATTTATGTATCCGCAAAATCACCTTTCTTACGCAGGTAATTTTTTGCACATGATGTTTGCCACCCCATGTGAACCTTATGTTGTCAATCCGGTATTAGAACGTGCAATGGATACGATTTTCACGCTTCATGCTGATCATGAACAAAACGCATCTACCTCAACTGTTCGTACCGCCGCCTCCTCCGGCGCCAACCCATTTGCTTGTATTGCGGCAGGTATCGCCTCATTGTGGGGACCTTCACATGGTGGCGCAAATGAAGCCTGTATTAATATGCTAGAAGAAATCGGTAGCGTAGATCGCATCCCTGAATTTATCGCGCGAGCTAAAGATAAAAACGATCCATTCCGCTTGATGGGCTTTGGTCACCGTGTATATAAAAATTATGACCCACGTGCAAAAGTGATGCGCCAAACCTGCCATGATGTCCTCAAAGAGCTTAATATTAAAAATCCACTCTTTGAAGTGGCAATGGAGCTTGAACGTATTGCGCTTGAAGATCAATACTTTATCGATCATAAACTCTATCCAAATGTGGACTTTTATTCCGGTATTATCCTTAAAGCAATCGGCATTCCAACATCCATGTTCACCGTAATTTTCGCTTTAGCAAGAACTGTTGGTTGGATCTCCCATTGGAAAGAAATGTTCAAACCAGGCAATATGAAAATCGTGCGTCCACGTCAACTTTATCGTGGTGAAAAACAACGACCATTTGAGCCATTGGACAAAGATTAATTTTTTATTATGACGTTATAACAAAAGTGCGGTCAAAAATGACCGCACTTTTTCATGAAATTAATTGACTAATTAATTATTACTCACTTTTTGCATCACATTAGATTTGGCTTTTTTTACTTTTTTAGTCGCATTAGAAGCCTTTTTATTGGCTTTGACCACTTTATCTTTTGCTGAATTTTTTACAGCTTTTGCTTTTGTATCCATGTGTGATTTTTGAGATTTTGCCACCTCTTTTACTGAATTTGCTTTTTCCGCGGTTCCCGATTTCATTGTAGTAGCTTTATCCGACATCCCTTGTTTTGCCATTTCCATTTTATCTTGAACGGCAGAAATTTTATCCGTTGCTACTGATTTGGCTTCATTTACCACGGTTTCTTTAGCTGCTTGCGCTGAGGATTCCATCATGCTTGCCGGATTTTGTGATGCCAGCGCACTCATCGAAATCATCAAAGCAACACTTGTCGCCAAAACCGATTTTAAAATATTCATAAAAAACTCCTATTTAATTTTTACATTATTTTTTGTTATGAAAGACATAACGACTCTTTATTACTATTGCTAAACC
This portion of the [Pasteurella] aerogenes genome encodes:
- the gltA gene encoding citrate synthase; the protein is MSELTAKLILTDGRELELPVHKGTLGYDAVDVQSLVKNKLFTFDPGFMSTASCVSEITYIDGDNGILLHRGYSIADLAENADYLEVSYLLLFGERPNKEEYQNFRQLVTRHSLVHEQISRFFHGFRRDSHPMAIMCGVSGALAAFYHDSLDINNINHREITAIRLLAKMPTLAAMCYKYSMGQPFMYPQNHLSYAGNFLHMMFATPCEPYVVNPVLERAMDTIFTLHADHEQNASTSTVRTAASSGANPFACIAAGIASLWGPSHGGANEACINMLEEIGSVDRIPEFIARAKDKNDPFRLMGFGHRVYKNYDPRAKVMRQTCHDVLKELNIKNPLFEVAMELERIALEDQYFIDHKLYPNVDFYSGIILKAIGIPTSMFTVIFALARTVGWISHWKEMFKPGNMKIVRPRQLYRGEKQRPFEPLDKD
- the idnD_1 gene encoding L-idonate 5-dehydrogenase, which codes for MLINAAVVREKGGAFKFESVEIGELREDEVLVKIVATGVCQTDEHIRNLEYPAPLPIILGHEGAGIVEKIGSAVKDLVPGDHVVLTYPSCGHCSNCYSGHSTYCRHGFELSFQGSREDGSNAYGHVHGHFFQQSSFADYAIANQRNTIKIPKDVPLELMGPLGCGIQTGAGAVLNALKVREGSNLAIFGVGSVGLAAVMAGKIANAGKIIAVDVNPTRLQTALELGATDIINPLEENLVERIKAITGNGADYVVELTARPDMLTKALDSLDLLGEVALVGGAPEGVSASLDMTQLLNGRRVRGVVQGDSVPSDFIPKLIEFYRKGLFPFDKLVSFYNFTDIEQAFADSKSGKVIKPVLRFSSK
- the sucA gene encoding 2-oxoglutarate dehydrogenase E1 component; amino-acid sequence: MQKNTPISEWLASSALGGANQTYIEELYEDYLRDPDSIDESWQQIFNSLPKPTALEQPHSQVRDYFKRLARDNSKTGVGVIDPNVSARLIKLLQWVNAHRNRGHLHADLDPLKLWQRMEAPTLDYKFYGFSDDDLDEVFDVGGYVYNKEQISLRELSKALKETYCSTIGLEFMHVNDLDARTWLQNKVENLLNKPLFNKEEQLSFLQELTAADGLERYLGAKFPGAKRFSLEGSDAFVLLMKEIIRHSGRHGVKEIVMGMAHRGRLNMLVNVLGKKPVDLFDEFAGKHHGNGTGDVKYHQGFSSDFMTEKGIVHLALAFNPSHLEIVSPVVLGSVRARQTRLNDTERSQVLPITVHGDSAVAGQGIVQESLNMSSTRGYSVGGTIRIVINNQIGFTTSNPNDTRSTEYCTDIAKMIEAPVIHVNGDDAEAVAYVARMAVEFRAKFKRDIFIDLVSYRRHGHNEADEPSVTQPLMYDRIKRHPTPRKVYADHLVNTQVIKDEYATELVNEYRNALDNGDCVVPEWREMDREATDWAKFLTQEWSDYDSTFDAERFDGLAKKVCEYPENHQLHPRVKKIYDDRLAMAKREKLFDWGMAETMAYATLLDEGHHIRLSGEDAGRGTFFHRHSVLHNQKDATIYIPLTQLHRQQGRFEVWDSVLSEEGVLAYEYGYATATPKTLTIWEAQFGDFANVAQVVIDQFISSGEQKWGRMCGLVMLLPHGYEGQGPEHSSARLERYLQLCAQQNMQVCVPSTPAQIYHLLRRQMLRQIRRPLIVITPKSLLRHPLAVSSAEELINGKYQNVIGEVDTLDPKKVRRVVLCAGKVYYDLLEQRRKNEQTDVAIIRIEQLYPYPHEEMKDILAPYSHVTDYVWCQEEPLNQGAWYCSQHNFISSLPENAKLSYVGRPASASPAVGYAALHNEQQRELITQALA